In Cryptococcus neoformans var. neoformans JEC21 chromosome 5 sequence, one genomic interval encodes:
- a CDS encoding amino acid transporter, putative: MSIPYETEKDKSISGGSQGAMTPINGKSGNEVLVTPALGEKGGFEGSGGNPGEGTVHRTLKQRHMAMIALGGAIGTGLFVGSGSALATGGPVGFWLGYVFMGLMVYSMMVALGEMASLYPVAGAFTHYAARFVDPALGFATGINYWYSYAITIPTEIVAATIVISYWDATTNAAVYITVCFVSIIAINFLGARAYGEAEFWFSSIKIVTIVGLIILGIVLMCGGGPNHDAIGFRYWRDPGPFAQVTIENGAGVIPGRWGQFLAFWNVFVQAAFSFIGTEIIATTLGEAENPRKTVPRAIKQVFFRILFFYVMGTFVISVLVPYTEPDLLNGSGTAAASPFVIAINNAGIKALPSIVNAVLLIAAWSAGNSDLYAASRTLYALALERQLPRVFRRCTKRGLPIWCVTVTALFGAFAYLNTGGEAAEEAFNWLYNLSAITGILTWWAILLSYLRFYYGLKKQGISRDDFPYRAPLQPYLSWLGFIFFTLVTIFSGFTVFLKGNWDTSSFFATYITIPIFVGCWIGWKVVKKTKIVPLEHMDFTTGRRELDELEALDAERFKAETKYQKIISILF, encoded by the exons ATGTCGATACCATACGAAACGGAGAAAGACAAGTCAATAAGTGGAGGGTCGCAAGGCGCGATGACCCCGATCAATGGCAAGAGCGGCAATGAGGTGCTTGTGACGCCTGCtttgggagagaagggtggTTTTGAAGGAT CCGGTGGTAACCCAGGAGAAGGGACGGTCCACCGAACACTCAAACAGCGACACATGGCGATGATCGCCCTTGGAG GCGCTATAGGTACAGGTCTCTTTGTCGGGTCAGGTTCTGCACTGGCTACTGGTGGACCCGTCGGTTTCTGGTTAGGATATGTCTTCATGGGCCTGATGGT ATACTCGATGATGGTAGCACTTGGAGAGATGGCATCTCTTTATCCAGTTGCGGGTGCTTTCACCCATTATGCTGCCCGATTTGTCGACCCCGCTCTCGGTTTCGCCACCGGTATCAACTATTGGTATTCATACGCCATTACGATCCCTACTGAGATCGTTGCCGCGACCATCGTTATCTCATACTGGGACGCCACCACCAATGCCGCTGTCTATATCACTGTTTGCTTCGTGTCAATTATTGCGATCAA TTTCCTCGGCGCTCGAG CATATGGTGAAGCTGAGTTCTGGTTCAGTTCCATCAAGATCGTTACCATAGTCGGTTTAATCATCTTGGGTATCGTCCTCATGTGCGGTGGTGGGCCC AACCACGACGCCATCGGATTCCGATACTGGCGCGACCCTGGTCCTTTCGCCCAAGTCACCATTGAAAACGGTGCTGGCGTTATTCCAGGTCGATGGGGTCaattccttgccttctggAACGTCTTCGTACAGGctgctttctctttcattgGTACTGAGATCATCGCCACGACTCTTGGTGAGGCTGAGAACCCTCGAAAGACCGTCCCTCGCGCGATCAAGCAAGTTTTCTTCCG aatccttttcttctacGTTATGGGTACCTTTGTCATCTCTGTCCTTGTTCCTTACACCGAACCCGACCTTCTCAACGGTTCCGGTACCGCCGCTGCTTCCCCCTTCGTCATTGCTATCAATAACGCAGGCATCAAGGCTCTCCCTTCCATTGTCAATGCCGTTTTGCTCATTGCAGCTTGGTCAGCTGGTAATTCAGACCTTTATGCCGCGTCTCGTACCCTGTACGCTCTCGCGTTGGAGAGGCAGTTGCCCCGAGTCTTCAGAAGGTGCACCAAGCGAGGTCTCCCGATTTGGTGTGTTACCGTGACTGCTTTGTTCGGAGCTTTTGCATATTTGAACACTGGTGGTGAGGCAGCTGAGGAGGCCTTCAACTGGTTGTACAACTTGTCTGCAATCACTGGTATTCTTACCTGGTG GGCTATCCTCTTATCGTACCTTCGATTCTATTACGGCCTCAAGAAGCAAGGTATTAGTCGAGATGATTTCCCTTACCGTGCACCTTTACAACCCTACCTTTCTTGGCTTggtttcatcttcttcaccctcgtCACAATC TTCAGCGGTTTCACAGTCTTCCTCAAGGGTAACTGGGAtacctcatccttcttcgccacTTACATCaccattcccatcttcgTTGGCTGCTGGATTGGATGGAAGGTTGTCAAGAAGACCAAGATTGTACCCCTGGAACACATGGACTTCACAACAGGCAGGAGGGAGTTGGATGAGTTGGAGGCCCTTGACGCAGAGAGATTCAAGGCGGAGACCAAGTACCAGAAGATTATCAGTATCTTGTTCTAG
- a CDS encoding tRNA 2'-phosphotransferase, putative encodes MPRPPEDPDVRNSKTLAYILRHGAEKEGLYIRSDGFIKLADVLARPKLKGVDEPTILHLVQTNAKKRFELFWGYDPSPPRPKKKPTQGKTKKQLQRDRETAAAAAASAAVAASGTGEGQEKGKEPDAATIDIIASSLASTDLTAPPSSLSINSTAPAPAQSSTSVDPPELPLISLPDPHTSASDSDANASANSDNPKGEYFIRATQGHSIQLESTAHLEQVKDDEEGKRKVGLMVHGTRWELWDTLKEQGLQKMTRQHIHLAPGFSGPITPRPNSTLYIYLDLSKLVAAGIPVYVSANGVVLTPGSKGGENGEGAGVGKEFWRRAVRRKEGKRWVVWEDGREVEREELSGEE; translated from the exons ATGCCCCGCCCGCCCGAAGACCCAGATGTGAGAAACAGCAAGACATTGGCGTACATCCTCCGCCACGGcgctgagaaggagggtcTCTATATCCGTTCCGATGGGTTTATCAAGCTTGCCGATGTC CTGGCAAGACCAAAACTTAAAGGCGTGGACGAAcccaccatcctccacctcgtGCAGACAAACGCTAAAAAGCGATTCGAGCTATTTTGGGGGTATGATCCCTCGCCTCCTagaccgaagaagaagcctaCGCAGGGGAAGACGAAAAAGCAATTGCAGAGGGATCGTGAGACGGCGGCggccgctgctgcttctgctgctgttgctgcttcTGGGACAggggaagggcaagagaagggcaaggagcCCGATGCAGCGACGATAGACATTATCGCGTCTTCCCTTGCGTCCACGGACCTTACCGCACCACCGTCTTCTTTGTCTATAAACTCCACCGCGCCAGCCCCAGCCCAGAGTTCGACTTCAGTGGACCCTCCAGAACTCCCTCTCATTTCCCTTCCCGACCCACACACCTCTGCCTCCGATTCTGACGCCAACGCCAGCGCCAATAGTGACAACCCGAAGGGCGAATACTTTATTCGCGCAACGCAAGGCCACTCTATCCAGCTCGAGTCGACTGCACATCTCGAACAAgtgaaagatgatgaagaagggaaaagaaaggtaGGCTTGATGGTCCATGGCACGAGATGGGAGTTGTGGGATACGTTGA AAGAACAAGGTCTCCAAAAGATGACCCGCCAGCATATCCACCTCGCCCCTGGCTTCTCGGGCCCCATCACCCCTCGGCCCAACTCCACACTGTACATTTACCTCGACCTGTCCAAGCTTGTCGCCGCTGGGATCCCGGTGTATGTCAGTGCGAATGGGGTGGTGCTTACCCCTGGTTCCAAGGGCGGGGAGAATGGAGAGGGGGCAGGAGTGGGGAAAGAGTTTTGGAGAAGAGCGgtaaggaggaaagaggggaagaggtgggtTGTGTgggaggatgggagggaggtggagagggaagagttATCAGGTGAGGAGTAG
- a CDS encoding expressed protein, whose product MTRPHAHSTSASQPYHPKPPRLLRRSPSEPVHVNDSLASLNGVNGENRASASPSQQIYVLTADGSRLFLLDPTRPNEEEPPPYASFPIQHIPGNDDDADAGADVEEDGGVGGGGDMLAPTSSRLLIPGYTSIFAEPSGRHRARTLSALSAERSRPRTSTTTSRPDNRRARSALLTETANPEPPHGHGAYLSAVGPADERTPLLAVAARGGIGDRVSDADDDAEGEGDGSLGRKSRMRRGWWRGVWCGELEKGEQVGTWSDGWKRFWRPVGKGDYWASAFHLIFLNFPLALLVWPPLVVGTLAGTALLITLPIGAVVWWITLFIARSAARLETIMQTYYHPLLPSKLSPYHPIFHLPLAPSPLPTPLPSPTSAPPSPSHHSTDSIHSLRDEENLTATPTQQWDKRFTKCSYAMFLDHYSYSSLSYFLLIKPVITLFSTILIVVVLVLGGVSVVGLPVALRAIKRWGRWQAEVAVENL is encoded by the exons ATGACCCGTCCCCACGCTCACTCCACTTCCGCTTCCCAACCATATCATCCCAAACCACCTCGTCTCCTCCGTCGATCTCCTTCCGAACCAGTCCATGTCAATGATTCTCTCGCAAGCTTGAACGGTGTGAATGGAGAAAACAGGGCATCGGCATCCCCCTCACAGCAGATCTACGTCCTAACCGCCGACGGTTcacgcctcttcctcctcgatCCTACAAGACCGAACGAGGAAGAACCTCCACCATACGCATCTTTCCCTATACAACATATCCCTGGTAACGATGACGACGCCGACGCCGGTGCagatgttgaagaagatggaggtgttggaggtggtggcGATATGCTTGCACCGACATCGAGCAGACTTCTCATCCCTGGGTATACTTCCATTTTCGCTGAGCCCTCGGGCCGACATCGCGCACGGACGCTCTCCGCGTTATCGGCAGAACGCTCAAGACCACGTACGAGCACGACCACCTCTCGGCCTGATAATCGGCGTGCGCGCTCTGCACTCTTGACAGAAACGGCGAATCCTGAACCGCCGCATGGTCACGGTGCGTATCTGTCAGCGGTGGGTCCGGCGGATGAAAGGACTCCGCTTTTGGCTGTTGCTGCGCGCGGGGGTATTGGCGATAGGGTGTCGGACgcggatgatgatgctgaaggagaaggagatggttCCCTGGGGAGGAAAAGTCGGATGAGgagagggtggtggagaggtgTGTGGTGCGGAGAGCTTGAGAAAGGGGAGCAAGTTGGTACTTGGTCGGATGGATGGAAACGGTTTTGGAGACCTGTAGGGAAAGGGGATTATTGGGCGAGTGCCTTCCATTTGATATTCTTGAATTTTCCTCTT GCATTGCTCGTATGGCCGCCTCTTGTCGTCGGTACACTTGCAGGCACAGCATTACTCATCACCTTGCCTATCGGCGCTGTTGTTTGGTGGATAACCCTGTTCATCGCCCGATCGGCTGCTCGTCTCGAA ACCATAATGCAAACATATTACCACCCCTTACTACCCTCCAAACTATCTCCTTATCACcccatcttccacctcccccTCGCTCCTTCACCTCTCCCgacccctcttccttccccgACTTCTGCCCCGccctccccttcccaccACTCCACCGACTCCATCCATTCTCTCCGCGACGAAGAAAACCTCACCGCTACCCCTACCCAGCAATGGGATAAACGATTCACAAAATGCTCATATGCCATGTTCCTCGACCACTACTCCtactcctccctctcttactttctcctcatcaaacCCGTCATCACCCTCTTTTCAACGATCTTGATTGtggtggtgctggtgctAGGCGGTGTGAGTGTGGTGGGGTTGCCGGTGGCGTTGAGGGCGATTAAGAGGTGGGGGAGGTGGCAGGCGGAAGTGGCGGTGGAGAATTTGTAA